From Denitrovibrio acetiphilus DSM 12809, the proteins below share one genomic window:
- a CDS encoding PaaI family thioesterase: MENLTKQNSSTGCFVCGINNNHSLKAKFYHIGNGTLIAEFNAMDQHQSYPGVLHGGIAAAILDETMGRTILSIDENLWGVTIDLNMKYRKPLPTGDKLYAKAFLTEHKNRSFTSAGAIILPDGTPAVTSTGKFMKLPLDKITQGGNFLEDWFYVEDERPVNLPEYIINFQL; encoded by the coding sequence ATGGAAAACCTCACAAAACAAAACAGCAGCACAGGCTGCTTCGTATGCGGCATAAATAATAATCACAGTCTAAAAGCAAAATTCTACCACATAGGCAACGGAACCCTTATAGCAGAGTTCAACGCTATGGATCAGCACCAGAGCTACCCTGGAGTCCTCCACGGGGGCATAGCAGCGGCGATACTTGACGAAACAATGGGGCGAACCATCCTTTCAATAGACGAAAATCTCTGGGGCGTCACCATAGACCTTAATATGAAATACCGCAAACCTCTACCCACAGGAGACAAGCTCTACGCTAAAGCTTTTCTGACCGAGCACAAAAACAGATCCTTTACAAGTGCAGGGGCAATAATACTTCCGGATGGGACTCCTGCGGTCACCTCTACTGGAAAATTTATGAAACTTCCACTGGATAAAATCACTCAGGGGGGAAACTTTCTGGAAGACTGGTTCTATGTTGAGGATGAGAGACCTGTAAACCTGCCGGAATATATTATCAATTTTCAATTATAA
- a CDS encoding Crp/Fnr family transcriptional regulator → MDKKQAVVAFARDFFGSDDADLIKLLENVCRYRRVDKKQILFMENEEGSTVFFLVQGSIKLYRTNDEGREAVVHFVRSGEIFAEILLQLGLKYPVTSMTLEECDLVEIDAKKLEEIIAGDPMVSMRLIAALSRRIKYFVNLIESLTINDVRARLVNWLAAQKKKESKVIKLPVPKGELALLLGTTPETFSRVLKKLAEEGFIEVQGREIKVLKDLIQQ, encoded by the coding sequence ATGGATAAAAAACAAGCAGTTGTGGCTTTTGCCCGGGATTTTTTCGGCAGTGATGACGCAGACCTGATAAAGCTTCTGGAAAATGTCTGTCGTTACCGCAGAGTGGACAAAAAACAGATACTCTTTATGGAAAATGAGGAGGGGAGCACGGTCTTCTTTCTGGTGCAGGGGAGCATAAAGCTTTACCGTACCAACGATGAGGGGCGTGAAGCTGTTGTTCACTTTGTCCGCAGCGGAGAGATTTTTGCAGAGATACTGCTTCAGCTCGGTCTTAAATATCCGGTCACCTCTATGACCCTCGAAGAGTGCGACCTTGTGGAGATTGACGCCAAAAAGCTGGAAGAGATTATCGCAGGTGATCCTATGGTTTCGATGAGGCTGATAGCGGCACTTTCGAGGCGTATAAAATATTTTGTAAACCTTATAGAGAGCCTGACCATAAATGATGTCCGTGCGAGACTTGTAAACTGGCTTGCCGCTCAGAAAAAGAAAGAGTCAAAAGTTATCAAGCTCCCTGTGCCCAAAGGGGAACTTGCTCTGTTGCTGGGCACGACTCCAGAGACATTTTCACGTGTGCTGAAAAAGCTTGCAGAAGAAGGCTTTATCGAGGTGCAGGGGAGGGAGATCAAAGTTTTGAAAGACCTTATTCAGCAGTAG
- a CDS encoding glycosyltransferase family 2 protein, translating to MLNKLPVSVAIISFNEEANIGRTLEAIADFASEIIIVDSHSTDKTAEIAESYGAKVFDEDWKGHVAQKNSALEKCSCEWILSLDCDEVVDEKLRKSVVHAVEHPTSDGYMVNRKTFYMGKFLDYSWQPDWKLRLVRRKCAPVWGGYDPHDVLCIEGSVEKLRSGYLLHYSYKDIYDHYQRLVKYAKVAAESYYKNGKRFSYFGLITKPAYAFVKKYFIKLGFMDGFAGLAVAVSSFIYVYLKYLFLKEIKDKNNV from the coding sequence ATGTTGAATAAATTACCTGTATCAGTGGCCATAATATCGTTTAACGAAGAAGCTAACATCGGACGTACTCTTGAGGCAATAGCTGATTTTGCGTCTGAAATAATCATAGTAGATTCCCATTCCACAGACAAAACAGCAGAGATAGCCGAAAGCTATGGGGCAAAGGTTTTTGATGAAGATTGGAAGGGGCATGTGGCGCAGAAGAATTCCGCTCTTGAGAAGTGCTCCTGTGAATGGATTCTGAGTCTGGACTGTGACGAAGTTGTTGACGAGAAACTAAGGAAGTCAGTTGTCCATGCTGTAGAACACCCGACATCAGACGGTTACATGGTTAACCGCAAGACTTTCTATATGGGGAAGTTTCTTGATTATTCATGGCAGCCGGACTGGAAGCTGCGGTTGGTAAGGCGCAAGTGTGCACCTGTATGGGGAGGGTATGACCCCCATGATGTCCTGTGCATTGAGGGGAGTGTTGAGAAACTTCGAAGCGGTTATTTGCTTCATTACTCATACAAAGATATTTACGACCACTATCAGAGGCTTGTAAAATACGCTAAAGTTGCGGCAGAGTCATATTATAAAAACGGGAAACGATTTTCATATTTTGGTCTCATAACTAAGCCTGCATACGCTTTTGTAAAAAAATACTTTATAAAGCTTGGTTTCATGGACGGATTCGCAGGGCTGGCTGTTGCTGTTAGCTCGTTTATATACGTATATCTAAAATATCTGTTTCTGAAAGAAATAAAGGATAAAAATAATGTCTAA
- the dnaX gene encoding DNA polymerase III subunit gamma/tau: MSYIALARKLRPQNFDELSGQEFVVTTLKNSIEMGRVAHAYLFTGPRGVGKTSAARILAKAVNCLEPVGSNPCNKCENCTEITSGTSMDVVEIDGASNRGIDEIRELREAVRFLPVKCKFKVYIIDEVHMLTEHAFNALLKTLEEPPDYVMFILATTDPQRLPATIISRCQKYDFNKIPFEIMYDSLAGAMDTEGIEYDKDALNLVVRNSDGCMRDSLSLLDQIIAFTGGKLDEQSTSFLLGFSEKSLVDKLFALIIKEQPEEIPDAIEELSGKGVNFAFATETLIGHTRNLLMQLITKKENKELTSKENDYYKELVKNTSEQQLYALFQVFQKLLNDLKFFSFEQYIFEFGMYKAANIGSVISSKGLASQTSSDTTGRAATVKKPVAETSSKPTLSSTDLEMQNIISAVEQEIPGSLSSMLGHGYIVHIADKVLTIGFSSEKKFYFDFVNRAQNMQALNRIIPAAFNSIDQVKTVIEQDTKKKSIVEKKQTIETFHEKKIRQEAKEDGLVQKIIREFDGKLEDIEVLQKPSFE, from the coding sequence ATGTCATATATAGCACTAGCCAGAAAACTGAGACCCCAAAATTTCGATGAGCTTTCAGGACAGGAGTTTGTGGTAACCACCCTAAAAAACTCCATAGAGATGGGAAGGGTTGCCCATGCATACCTTTTCACAGGCCCCAGAGGTGTCGGCAAGACAAGCGCCGCACGTATTCTGGCAAAAGCTGTTAACTGCCTTGAGCCTGTCGGCTCTAATCCATGCAATAAATGCGAAAACTGTACGGAAATAACTTCCGGTACATCAATGGATGTAGTGGAAATAGATGGTGCCTCCAACAGAGGTATAGACGAAATACGCGAACTGCGTGAGGCTGTGCGCTTCCTCCCTGTTAAATGCAAGTTTAAAGTCTATATCATTGATGAGGTTCACATGCTCACTGAGCACGCCTTTAATGCACTGCTGAAAACTTTGGAAGAACCGCCGGACTATGTGATGTTCATACTGGCTACCACAGACCCCCAGAGACTGCCTGCAACGATAATCTCACGATGCCAGAAATACGACTTTAACAAAATTCCTTTCGAGATCATGTATGACAGCCTCGCCGGAGCGATGGATACGGAAGGGATAGAATACGACAAAGACGCACTAAACCTTGTTGTGCGAAACTCTGACGGGTGTATGCGGGACTCCCTCTCGCTCCTCGACCAGATTATAGCTTTCACCGGAGGCAAACTGGATGAGCAGAGCACATCCTTTCTACTTGGCTTTTCTGAGAAATCCCTCGTAGACAAACTTTTTGCCCTGATAATAAAAGAACAGCCGGAAGAAATACCGGACGCAATAGAAGAACTGTCCGGCAAAGGTGTCAACTTCGCTTTTGCAACAGAGACACTCATAGGGCATACCAGAAACCTGCTGATGCAGCTGATCACAAAAAAGGAAAACAAAGAGCTGACATCAAAAGAGAACGACTACTATAAAGAACTTGTGAAAAACACTTCAGAACAGCAGTTATACGCTCTGTTTCAGGTATTCCAGAAGTTACTGAATGACCTTAAGTTTTTTAGTTTCGAGCAGTATATTTTTGAGTTCGGCATGTATAAAGCTGCAAACATAGGTTCTGTAATCTCTTCAAAAGGTCTGGCGTCCCAGACATCATCCGACACTACAGGCAGAGCAGCTACTGTAAAAAAACCAGTGGCGGAAACATCATCCAAACCAACCCTCAGCAGCACAGATCTGGAAATGCAGAATATCATAAGCGCTGTGGAGCAGGAAATCCCCGGGTCACTCTCCTCTATGCTGGGACACGGATACATTGTACACATCGCTGACAAGGTGCTGACTATTGGTTTCTCCTCAGAGAAAAAGTTCTACTTTGACTTCGTGAACCGTGCACAGAACATGCAGGCGCTAAACAGGATTATCCCCGCTGCTTTCAACAGCATAGATCAGGTTAAAACAGTCATCGAGCAAGACACCAAAAAAAAAAGCATAGTTGAAAAAAAACAGACAATAGAAACCTTCCACGAAAAAAAAATCAGACAGGAAGCAAAAGAGGACGGGCTTGTCCAGAAAATCATACGCGAGTTTGATGGAAAGCTGGAAGATATCGAAGTGTTGCAGAAACCATCTTTCGAGTAG
- a CDS encoding diacylglycerol kinase, whose product MLNKQKFGLIRNTSFAIQGLTEVFRNESSFKTEVYIFIVCQLVFFLLPVPMLAKAILSTSSFLPLFAELANSAIERNVDLVTMEFDEKAKAAKDAGSAMVFASFIITGVIWFWTAYFLIF is encoded by the coding sequence ATGCTAAACAAACAAAAATTCGGTCTTATAAGAAATACATCCTTCGCAATTCAGGGGCTGACAGAAGTTTTCCGCAACGAATCATCATTCAAGACAGAAGTGTATATATTTATAGTATGCCAGCTGGTTTTCTTTCTGCTCCCGGTACCTATGCTGGCAAAAGCGATCCTGTCAACATCTTCTTTCCTCCCCCTCTTCGCAGAACTTGCAAACAGCGCCATAGAGAGAAATGTTGACCTCGTCACCATGGAATTTGACGAAAAAGCTAAAGCCGCAAAAGATGCCGGTAGCGCAATGGTCTTTGCCTCTTTCATTATCACAGGAGTGATCTGGTTCTGGACGGCATATTTTCTCATTTTTTGA
- a CDS encoding IclR family transcriptional regulator: MAYKPEVKPVQSVYHALQLFEVFRNAENKDEFGVTELSKSLGLHKNNVFRLLATLASRGYIEQNLNTENYRLGIGIFNLGQKFVNKLGILKLSRPFMEKIVSEVNESVYIGILREGNVIYLDIAETQLPVRVISRVGKDVPAYCTAIGKVQLAYSSEEEINKIYMGARLKRYTDLTVTSLPVLKKELKQVAAENYAFDNEEFENRVRCIAVPIKDYLGVPVAALSVTGPACRMTQERMEKEILPVARKYAREISKRLGFQEA; this comes from the coding sequence ATGGCATACAAACCCGAAGTGAAACCTGTTCAGTCAGTTTATCACGCTCTGCAACTTTTCGAAGTTTTCAGAAATGCTGAAAACAAAGATGAGTTCGGAGTGACAGAACTGAGCAAGTCTCTCGGTCTTCATAAAAACAATGTGTTCCGACTGCTTGCTACTCTGGCTTCCAGAGGATACATTGAGCAGAACCTCAACACTGAAAACTACCGCCTCGGGATCGGTATTTTTAATCTGGGTCAGAAATTCGTCAACAAACTCGGCATACTTAAGCTTTCCAGACCGTTTATGGAGAAGATCGTATCCGAAGTTAACGAATCTGTCTATATCGGCATTCTCCGTGAGGGGAATGTTATCTACCTCGACATAGCTGAAACACAGCTCCCCGTACGCGTAATCAGCCGCGTGGGGAAAGATGTCCCCGCATACTGCACCGCAATCGGTAAAGTGCAGCTTGCTTATTCGTCAGAGGAAGAGATCAATAAGATATATATGGGTGCGAGACTCAAACGTTACACAGACCTGACTGTTACATCTCTGCCGGTTCTTAAGAAAGAACTTAAGCAGGTCGCAGCAGAAAACTACGCCTTCGACAACGAAGAGTTTGAAAACAGAGTCCGCTGTATCGCTGTACCGATTAAAGACTACCTTGGTGTGCCTGTTGCGGCACTCAGTGTTACAGGTCCGGCATGTCGGATGACACAGGAACGGATGGAGAAAGAGATCCTCCCCGTTGCGAGAAAATACGCCAGAGAGATATCAAAACGACTTGGCTTCCAGGAAGCTTAA